One Mauremys mutica isolate MM-2020 ecotype Southern chromosome 19, ASM2049712v1, whole genome shotgun sequence genomic window carries:
- the BCL7B gene encoding B-cell CLL/lymphoma 7 protein family member B isoform X2, whose protein sequence is MGLNTCLSCFDSLLSSVCCGERLLAACSQHTLSYTTPCSDWHRDLLHCYDEALLDETSNQSSLSDVYQLKVDSSPNSSLSPQQSESMSPAHTSDFRTDDSQPPTLGQEILEEPCLPSSEVADEPPTLTKEEPVPLETQETEEEDSGAPPLKRFCADQNSVCHTASES, encoded by the exons ATGGGCTTGAATACCTGCCTATCCTGCTTCGACTCCCTTCTCTCCAGTGtctgctgtggggagaggctgTTAGCGGCCTGCAGCCAGCACACCCTGTCCTACACCACTCCCTGCAGCGACTGGCACAGGGATCTCCTCCACTGTTATGATGAAGCCCTTCTGG ATGAGACCAGTAACCAGAGCTCCTTGTCGGACGTTTACCAGCTCAAGGTCGACAGCAGCCCAAACTCGAGCCTCAGCCCCCAACAGAGCGAGTCAATGAGTCCTGCACATACGTCCGACTTCCGCACGGACGATTCGCAGCCACCTACGCTGGGGCAGGAGATCCTGGAAG AGCCCTGCTTGCCTTCCTCGGAAGTTGCAGATGAGCCTCCCACTCTCACGAAGGAGGAGCCTGTCCCTCTTGAGACTCAG GAAACTGAAGAGGAGGATTCTGGGGCGCCGCCTCTGAAGAGGTTTTGTGCTGATCAGAACTCTGTGTGCCACACAGCCTCGGAGAGCTAG
- the BCL7B gene encoding B-cell CLL/lymphoma 7 protein family member B isoform X1 produces the protein MSGRSVRAETRSRAKDDIKKVMAAIERVRKWEKKWVTVGDTSLRIFKWVPVADSKEKEKSKTSSSAAREPNGFPVDSSANSSLLLEFQDETSNQSSLSDVYQLKVDSSPNSSLSPQQSESMSPAHTSDFRTDDSQPPTLGQEILEEPCLPSSEVADEPPTLTKEEPVPLETQETEEEDSGAPPLKRFCADQNSVCHTASES, from the exons ATGTCGGGCCGCTCGGTGCGAGCTGAAACCCGCAGCCGCGCCAAAGATGACATCAAAAAAGTGATGGCGGCCATCGAGCGGGTCCGCAAATG GGAGAAGAAGTGGGTGACGGTGGGAGACACATCCCTTCGGATATTCAAGTGGGTGCCTGTAGCAGACAGTAAGGAG AAAGAGAAGTCCAAAACAAGTAGCAGCGCTGCCCGAGAACCCAATGGCTTCCCAGTGGACTCATCTgccaactcctccctcctcctggAGTTCCAGG ATGAGACCAGTAACCAGAGCTCCTTGTCGGACGTTTACCAGCTCAAGGTCGACAGCAGCCCAAACTCGAGCCTCAGCCCCCAACAGAGCGAGTCAATGAGTCCTGCACATACGTCCGACTTCCGCACGGACGATTCGCAGCCACCTACGCTGGGGCAGGAGATCCTGGAAG AGCCCTGCTTGCCTTCCTCGGAAGTTGCAGATGAGCCTCCCACTCTCACGAAGGAGGAGCCTGTCCCTCTTGAGACTCAG GAAACTGAAGAGGAGGATTCTGGGGCGCCGCCTCTGAAGAGGTTTTGTGCTGATCAGAACTCTGTGTGCCACACAGCCTCGGAGAGCTAG